Proteins from a single region of Persephonella sp.:
- a CDS encoding sigma-54 dependent transcriptional regulator, with product MEKGKILIVDDEEDILHTFEVILEDEGYHVKTVSKAKKALEILKNEDFDLVLSDMRMPEMTGEEFLIQMRRFNKITSFIVMTAYGTIENAVRCMKEGAFHYITKPVDFNDPKVWKLIEEAVEKAKILKENQKLKYELEIKRSDIDFIITKNPTMLSIIEFVKKIAPFDNTVLIYGESGVGKELIAKGIHKLSPRKEKPFIPVNCANISTELMEAEFFGYKKGAFTGASEDKKGILEKANGGTVFLDEIGEIPFDIQAKFLRFLESKEIRRVGDEKPIKVDVRIVAATNRDLKKMIEEGQFREDLYYRIGGFKVEIPPLRERKDDIPILVKHFIDKYNKKYNKNILGIKPDALETLIKYDWPGNIRQLESIVSKAVILADDGEFIKLEHLDPEVKVVVEDFPLEYSKAKKSYTEKFMKTYLGVLLSITGGNISQAAKLAKIERQSLQKLLKKYQIDPSRYRKHA from the coding sequence ATGGAAAAAGGGAAAATACTGATAGTTGACGATGAGGAGGATATACTCCACACATTTGAGGTTATTCTTGAAGATGAAGGTTACCATGTAAAAACTGTATCTAAGGCAAAGAAAGCTCTGGAAATTTTAAAAAATGAGGATTTTGATCTTGTCCTTTCTGATATGAGAATGCCTGAGATGACAGGAGAAGAGTTTCTTATCCAGATGAGAAGATTTAACAAAATAACAAGTTTTATTGTTATGACAGCTTACGGAACTATAGAAAATGCTGTTAGATGTATGAAAGAAGGAGCTTTTCACTACATCACAAAACCTGTTGATTTCAACGACCCTAAGGTCTGGAAACTTATAGAAGAGGCTGTAGAAAAGGCTAAAATACTCAAAGAAAATCAAAAACTAAAGTATGAGCTTGAGATAAAAAGATCTGACATTGATTTTATAATAACAAAAAATCCTACGATGCTCAGCATTATTGAGTTTGTTAAGAAGATTGCTCCTTTTGACAATACAGTTCTCATATACGGCGAAAGTGGTGTAGGTAAGGAATTAATAGCAAAAGGAATACATAAATTAAGTCCAAGAAAAGAAAAGCCGTTTATACCTGTAAACTGTGCAAACATATCAACTGAACTGATGGAAGCAGAATTTTTCGGTTACAAAAAAGGTGCATTTACAGGGGCGTCAGAGGACAAAAAAGGAATATTAGAAAAGGCTAACGGGGGAACCGTTTTTCTTGATGAGATAGGAGAAATACCTTTTGACATACAGGCGAAATTTCTGAGATTTCTTGAAAGTAAAGAGATTAGAAGGGTTGGAGATGAAAAACCAATAAAAGTGGACGTCAGGATCGTTGCAGCTACAAACAGGGATCTGAAAAAGATGATTGAAGAAGGACAGTTCAGGGAAGATCTGTATTACAGAATAGGAGGTTTTAAGGTGGAGATCCCTCCGTTAAGGGAAAGAAAAGATGATATTCCCATACTTGTGAAACATTTTATTGATAAGTATAACAAGAAATACAATAAAAATATTCTGGGAATAAAACCTGATGCCCTTGAGACACTGATAAAATACGACTGGCCGGGAAACATAAGACAGCTTGAAAGTATTGTATCAAAAGCAGTAATATTAGCCGACGACGGAGAATTTATAAAATTAGAACATCTTGATCCTGAGGTAAAAGTTGTTGTTGAGGACTTTCCCCTTGAATACAGTAAAGCAAAAAAAAGCTACACAGAAAAATTTATGAAAACATACCTTGGAGTTCTCCTCTCAATCACTGGAGGAAACATATCCCAAGCTGCAAAGCTTGCAAAAATTGAGAGGCAGTCATTACAAAAACTTCTAAAAAAATACCAGATTGACCCTTCAAGATACAGAAAGCATGCTTGA
- a CDS encoding ATP-binding protein, with product MQALIFSWLTYIVGSYFLDGEFRKSIYLIGALLTLVSYLSINAYAGSLPITDGLFIVYFYFLFLHITTESNTGYRLLFSTVYLGVLVSFIISYFLNPEISKFIVPLSGLLLIFKRYSSKTDMLIWIIITSLASFSYLLGKEIFYYMNIPFVFYFIRESVSNLFQQLEKEKRRYRDFVDRAINSEIQKQYAELDDELKITYKKLKEIFKLSNYTLSPSEIEDIAERVVEGLHNLGYSGVVLYVNFGNYYVFKKSGFFPYVKNYLEEKFEKINKITISDDEKHIFLPLKSDKEKIGVLGVYKKEGISPKEIEYLSTYANSVAISITKTIYFKEINKLQELLEKTFESVDIGIAIINKDFKIERANKALENITGKKPEGDIFEIVPEIQPLKEEIKQVIQNKKTIDTILSSINRKGSIYRIKALPLISSDNVDVDKVVIVIEDVTEKENLEAQLLETEKHAVIGKMAAGLSHDIKNPLAAISASAFAIKKRGETLEDGKIIELAKKIEKNSSRAAEIINRLLNYAKPSYYKAENVDLKETLISSIDFAIPDSKKKDIKIHKRLKSGVYTYGDKSALQQIFINILINAAEAMNHKGKIEIKLSKNEQYAVVSIKDTGPGIPEDLIEEIFDPFFTTKEKGTGLGLSVVNRIVKDHSGKIEVISKEGEGTEFIIKLPLSED from the coding sequence ATGCAGGCTCTCATCTTCTCGTGGCTTACATATATTGTAGGGTCTTATTTTCTTGATGGGGAGTTCAGAAAATCAATATATCTTATAGGTGCTTTACTCACATTAGTATCCTATTTATCAATAAACGCATATGCAGGGAGCCTTCCGATAACTGACGGACTTTTTATAGTTTACTTTTACTTTTTGTTTCTACACATAACAACAGAAAGTAACACCGGGTATAGATTACTTTTTTCAACGGTTTATTTAGGTGTTCTGGTATCCTTCATAATCTCCTATTTCCTTAATCCTGAAATTTCAAAATTTATTGTTCCCTTATCTGGACTACTGCTTATTTTCAAGAGGTACAGTTCCAAGACTGATATGTTAATCTGGATAATTATAACCTCTCTGGCATCTTTCTCTTATCTGCTGGGGAAAGAAATTTTCTATTACATGAACATTCCTTTTGTGTTCTATTTTATAAGAGAAAGCGTTTCAAACCTTTTCCAACAGCTTGAAAAAGAAAAAAGAAGATACAGGGATTTTGTTGATAGAGCCATAAATAGCGAGATACAAAAACAGTATGCTGAACTTGATGACGAGTTAAAAATCACATACAAAAAGCTGAAAGAGATTTTTAAACTCAGCAATTACACCCTATCGCCGTCAGAGATAGAAGATATAGCCGAAAGGGTTGTTGAAGGTCTCCATAACTTAGGGTATTCAGGTGTAGTTCTTTATGTTAATTTCGGCAATTATTACGTTTTTAAAAAGAGCGGGTTTTTTCCTTATGTAAAAAACTACCTTGAGGAAAAGTTTGAAAAGATAAACAAAATAACCATTTCAGACGACGAGAAACATATATTTCTGCCCCTTAAAAGCGACAAAGAAAAGATAGGAGTTTTAGGGGTTTACAAAAAAGAGGGTATATCTCCAAAGGAGATAGAGTATCTGTCCACATACGCAAACTCCGTTGCCATTTCTATAACAAAAACAATATACTTCAAAGAGATAAACAAACTACAGGAACTCCTTGAGAAAACTTTTGAGTCTGTAGACATAGGGATAGCAATAATAAATAAAGATTTCAAAATAGAAAGGGCAAACAAAGCACTGGAAAATATTACAGGGAAAAAACCTGAAGGGGATATATTTGAGATAGTCCCTGAAATCCAGCCGTTAAAAGAAGAGATAAAACAGGTAATTCAGAATAAAAAAACCATAGACACAATACTATCCTCAATAAACAGAAAAGGATCAATTTACAGAATAAAAGCACTGCCGTTAATATCCTCCGACAATGTTGATGTGGACAAGGTTGTTATAGTAATTGAAGATGTGACAGAAAAGGAAAACCTTGAAGCCCAACTGCTTGAAACAGAAAAGCATGCTGTAATAGGAAAGATGGCGGCTGGACTTTCCCACGACATCAAAAACCCCCTTGCAGCAATATCAGCGTCAGCCTTTGCTATTAAGAAAAGGGGAGAGACACTAGAAGATGGCAAGATAATAGAGCTTGCAAAAAAAATAGAAAAAAACAGCTCAAGGGCTGCAGAGATAATAAACAGACTGCTGAATTACGCAAAACCTTCATACTACAAGGCTGAAAATGTTGATCTAAAGGAAACCTTAATTTCTTCTATAGATTTTGCCATTCCTGACTCAAAAAAGAAGGATATAAAAATCCACAAAAGGCTTAAATCGGGTGTATACACATACGGGGATAAAAGTGCCCTCCAGCAGATATTTATCAATATTCTTATAAATGCTGCAGAAGCCATGAACCATAAAGGAAAAATAGAAATTAAACTTTCAAAAAATGAACAGTATGCTGTGGTCTCCATAAAAGATACCGGACCGGGAATACCGGAGGATCTCATTGAGGAGATTTTTGATCCATTCTTTACGACTAAAGAAAAGGGCACAGGACTTGGTCTTTCCGTTGTCAACAGAATAGTCAAAGACCACAGCGGTAAAATAGAAGTTATAAGCAAGGAAGGTGAGGGAACAGAATTTATAATAAAACTTCCCCTGTCGGAGGACTGA
- a CDS encoding anthranilate synthase component I family protein: MKIEIYSDKEGWIDGVKGAIFEKPVLVGVFNNNIFFLGNKKIKTENPLPLIQKIIEKNGYYAAGFISYDYKSYIFKEKVKKRRDIGLPIIFVAFFKDFKKGFENKKNEGNLIKSVFIKETADSFSKKVLQAKKYISEGDIYQINLSHRIQINGFFDTHSIFRNLIDYQPSPFLMHIKTPYFSVISGSMELFLKKKGKTITTKPIKGTRPKGKNKAQTEKLAKELLSSEKERAENLMITDLMRNDLGKISEKGSIKVEKLFEVEHYSSVLQMSSTVVGRLKEGLSLKDIVHSTFPPGSVTGAPKKRAIEIIDLLEEKRREIYCGTTFVIKPDLDFVMSVAIRQSIFKKNRCYIYVGSGIVADSDPYQEYIETLIKAQANLKAMGLDLDIF; this comes from the coding sequence ATGAAAATTGAGATTTATTCTGATAAGGAAGGCTGGATAGATGGTGTAAAAGGAGCAATATTTGAAAAACCTGTTTTGGTTGGAGTTTTCAATAACAACATCTTTTTTTTAGGAAACAAAAAAATAAAAACAGAAAATCCTCTCCCATTAATACAGAAAATTATTGAAAAAAACGGTTATTATGCTGCTGGATTTATATCTTATGATTACAAAAGTTATATCTTCAAAGAAAAGGTAAAAAAAAGAAGAGATATAGGTCTTCCTATTATTTTTGTTGCTTTTTTTAAGGATTTTAAAAAAGGGTTTGAAAATAAAAAGAATGAGGGAAATTTAATCAAGTCTGTTTTTATAAAAGAAACTGCCGATAGCTTTTCAAAAAAAGTCCTACAGGCAAAGAAATACATCAGTGAAGGGGATATCTATCAGATAAACCTATCTCACAGAATACAAATAAATGGTTTTTTTGATACACACAGCATATTTAGAAATCTTATTGATTATCAGCCTTCGCCTTTTTTGATGCATATTAAAACTCCCTATTTTTCTGTTATATCAGGATCAATGGAGCTTTTTCTGAAAAAAAAGGGAAAGACAATAACAACAAAACCTATAAAAGGAACAAGACCAAAAGGCAAAAATAAAGCCCAGACCGAAAAATTAGCTAAGGAACTTCTATCTTCAGAAAAAGAAAGGGCAGAAAACCTTATGATAACAGACCTTATGAGAAATGATCTTGGAAAGATATCAGAAAAAGGTTCTATAAAGGTGGAAAAGCTATTTGAAGTTGAGCACTATAGCTCTGTCCTCCAGATGAGCTCAACCGTTGTTGGCAGGCTTAAAGAAGGACTTTCCTTAAAAGATATTGTTCATTCAACATTCCCTCCCGGGTCTGTCACAGGAGCGCCAAAGAAGAGAGCTATTGAGATAATAGATCTTCTGGAAGAAAAAAGGAGGGAGATTTACTGCGGGACAACTTTTGTTATAAAACCTGATCTTGATTTTGTTATGAGTGTTGCCATAAGACAGTCTATATTCAAAAAAAACAGGTGCTACATCTATGTTGGAAGCGGGATAGTTGCTGATTCTGATCCATATCAGGAATACATAGAGACTTTAATAAAAGCACAGGCTAATTTAAAAGCTATGGGCTTAGATCTTGATATTTTCTGA
- a CDS encoding tyrosine-type recombinase/integrase, whose amino-acid sequence MKISECAELFLSYISDKSEHTIKNYRADLNQFMQIVGDKDVEKITKADIAKFRMVLQSKRRKSSTIARKLACINSFFEYLIDLEIVSSSPITRSHRPKISQKIPSALSHEEIKKVINATRTLTEKVIVVLMLTTGLRSSELLGIKRNNVLIEHEGKIYTTDSIYTLNIKDQDIIYIRVEGKGGKEREVPITGEPMKLFYEYLMFNSSEKVFPISYFSLWKMIVNIGKRCSISLHPHKLRHTAATIALQSGAELRIIQELLGHASPITTARYAKVGQKQLLKATKALSENIKI is encoded by the coding sequence ATGAAAATATCTGAATGTGCAGAGCTGTTTCTTTCTTACATATCTGACAAATCTGAACACACAATAAAAAACTACAGAGCAGATCTAAACCAGTTTATGCAGATAGTAGGGGATAAAGATGTAGAAAAAATAACAAAAGCAGACATTGCAAAATTCAGAATGGTTCTCCAGTCAAAAAGAAGAAAATCATCAACAATCGCAAGAAAGCTTGCCTGTATAAACTCATTTTTTGAGTATCTGATTGATCTTGAGATAGTAAGCTCTTCACCAATAACCAGATCCCACAGACCAAAAATATCCCAAAAGATACCCTCAGCTCTTTCCCACGAAGAGATAAAAAAGGTGATTAACGCAACAAGAACATTAACAGAAAAGGTAATAGTTGTTCTTATGTTAACAACAGGTTTAAGGTCATCAGAACTTCTTGGGATAAAAAGGAATAATGTGCTGATAGAGCATGAAGGAAAGATCTACACAACAGACTCAATATACACCCTTAATATAAAAGATCAGGACATAATCTATATAAGGGTTGAAGGAAAAGGAGGAAAAGAAAGAGAGGTTCCTATAACAGGAGAACCTATGAAACTGTTTTATGAATACCTTATGTTCAACAGCTCAGAAAAGGTCTTTCCGATCTCTTATTTTAGCCTGTGGAAGATGATAGTCAATATAGGAAAAAGATGCAGTATATCCCTTCATCCTCATAAACTAAGACACACAGCAGCAACAATAGCCCTCCAGTCTGGAGCAGAGCTGAGGATAATCCAGGAACTTTTAGGACATGCATCCCCGATAACTACAGCAAGATATGCAAAAGTAGGTCAGAAACAGCTTCTTAAAGCAACAAAAGCTCTATCAGAAAATATCAAGATCTAA
- a CDS encoding UbiX family flavin prenyltransferase, which yields MEKIVLCITGASGFLYGKRLLQQLLKDHFVYLIVSESGFKVMEEEAGIKKEEFFKDLPENCIFYDQNRIEAPISSGSRLIETKGVIVAPCSTGTLGAVANGISNNLIHRVCDVALKERKKLFMLVREMPLSLIHIKNMEKITIAGGTVAVASPAFYNNPKTVEEMIDFVVGKVLDHFGIKHSLYRRWKE from the coding sequence ATGGAAAAGATAGTTTTATGTATAACAGGGGCAAGCGGATTTTTATACGGAAAAAGACTGCTTCAACAACTTTTAAAGGATCATTTTGTTTATCTGATCGTTTCAGAAAGCGGATTTAAAGTGATGGAAGAAGAAGCAGGAATAAAAAAAGAGGAGTTTTTTAAAGATCTACCTGAAAATTGTATTTTTTACGACCAGAATAGGATTGAAGCTCCTATCTCAAGCGGTTCAAGGCTTATAGAAACAAAAGGGGTTATAGTTGCCCCCTGTTCTACTGGAACACTTGGAGCTGTTGCAAACGGAATATCAAACAACCTTATTCACAGGGTTTGTGATGTTGCCCTGAAAGAAAGGAAAAAACTTTTTATGCTTGTCAGAGAGATGCCTTTGTCACTTATACATATCAAAAATATGGAAAAGATAACAATAGCAGGAGGCACAGTTGCCGTTGCATCTCCGGCTTTTTATAATAATCCAAAAACCGTTGAGGAGATGATTGATTTCGTTGTTGGTAAGGTGCTTGATCATTTTGGTATAAAGCACAGCCTTTACAGAAGGTGGAAGGAATGA
- a CDS encoding DedA family protein: protein MLVVGFFIKLKLLNPYVSLVSAMAGAFLHEIIYFLVGKWKGRQFLLRNKHTRKEYMRAKKLLQKYGVLSIFIIRFLYGMRMIPMMLMGATGFGTVKFIFFNLISLFFWAVIYLSVGYFFGKAAEHFFGEAKEYYFIAVGVIIFFLFLILIYPRIAEKIRKE, encoded by the coding sequence CTGCTTGTTGTTGGCTTTTTCATAAAACTTAAACTTCTTAATCCTTATGTATCTCTTGTTTCTGCAATGGCAGGGGCTTTTCTCCACGAGATAATATACTTTCTTGTGGGCAAATGGAAAGGAAGGCAGTTTCTCCTCAGAAATAAACATACCAGAAAAGAATATATGAGAGCTAAAAAACTACTCCAAAAATACGGCGTTTTATCAATCTTTATAATCAGATTTTTGTATGGAATGAGAATGATCCCGATGATGCTTATGGGTGCAACAGGCTTTGGAACTGTGAAATTCATTTTTTTCAATCTCATATCTCTATTTTTCTGGGCAGTGATTTATCTTTCTGTAGGTTATTTCTTTGGAAAGGCAGCAGAACATTTCTTCGGGGAGGCAAAAGAGTACTACTTTATAGCTGTTGGTGTGATAATCTTTTTCCTTTTTCTTATACTTATATATCCGAGGATTGCCGAAAAAATCAGAAAAGAGTAA
- a CDS encoding universal stress protein: MAFKKILIGYDGSEASMKALRKAVELAKMCGGELHIVGVVRPFEFAAIDYIPPEEIEQYEKEEISKEERFLKEAKQIAEEKEVKAITKVVEGEPAEELMAYADQNGCDLIVVGHRGVGGFKRMILGTTAGNLVKYANQSVLVVK; encoded by the coding sequence ATGGCTTTTAAAAAAATCCTTATCGGTTATGACGGTTCAGAGGCAAGTATGAAAGCCTTAAGAAAAGCTGTTGAACTGGCAAAGATGTGCGGGGGAGAACTTCACATAGTTGGCGTTGTAAGACCTTTTGAGTTTGCTGCTATAGATTACATACCACCTGAGGAGATAGAGCAGTATGAAAAAGAGGAAATATCCAAAGAAGAGAGGTTTTTGAAAGAGGCAAAACAGATAGCAGAGGAAAAAGAAGTAAAAGCGATAACAAAAGTTGTTGAGGGGGAACCTGCAGAAGAGCTTATGGCATATGCAGATCAAAACGGGTGTGATCTTATCGTTGTTGGTCACAGAGGTGTTGGAGGTTTCAAAAGAATGATACTTGGAACAACAGCAGGAAATCTTGTTAAGTATGCTAACCAGTCTGTTCTTGTTGTTAAATGA
- the leuS gene encoding leucine--tRNA ligase: MKKEYDFKEIEEKLLKEWESLDIFKTEEKEGKTKFYVLEMFPYPSGRIHMGHVRNYAIGDVVNRYLKMKGKNTLHPMGWDAFGMPAENAAIKSGVHPAKWTYENIDYMRKELKRLGFSYDWSREVTTCSPDYYKWNQWIFLKMYEKGIAYRKSAVVNWCPHDMTVLANEQVIEGKCWRCDTPVVQKEIPSWFLRITDYAEVLLDDLDELKGNWPEAVLTMQKNWIGKSTGATIRFPVEDSTAVLEVFTTRPDTIFGVTFMALAPEHPLALELSKGTDQEDQVEEFINKYLTMPAKERNIIEEKEGVFTGRYAVNPITGEKIPIWVANYILWGYGTGAIMAVPAHDERDHEFAKKYNIPIKPVIKPVDGEWDYNEKAFEDEGILINSNGFDGLPSSEAKEKITQLLEEKGYGEKTVNFRLRDWNISRQRYWGTPIPIVYCDSCGTVPVPEEDLPVVLPENVQFTGMGNPLSSVEQFVKTKCPKCGKEALRETDTMDTFIDSSWYFLRYCDPKNDRKPFDKEKADYWMPVDLYIGGIEHAVLHLLYARFFTKFLRELGLVDQKEPFKKLLTQGMVLKKWIKIQKILQIFDLTEKDTVGDIYKKFGINKENSKKIKEFLEENHLNINDNAKLLFEKLDLPMEKLKELEEKYGKSDKMSKSKHNTVDPDEMINRYGADTVRLYILFAAPPQNSFDWTDSGIEGAHRFLKRVWNFVIEKADQLREVEYSQQDFRNLDEKDKKLRRKLHQTIKKVNDDINREYQFNTAIAAIMELFNELTSYKGNNTKLLKECVENLILMLSPFTPFIADAMWREIGNEGFTINQKFPEHQEEALKEETKEIPVQVNGKLRAKIVVPYDADEETVKNLAFENENVKRWTEGKEIIKVIFIKGKILNIVVKG, from the coding sequence TTGAAAAAGGAATATGATTTCAAAGAGATAGAAGAAAAGCTATTAAAAGAATGGGAATCTTTAGATATTTTTAAAACAGAAGAAAAAGAAGGAAAAACCAAATTTTATGTTCTTGAGATGTTCCCGTATCCTTCTGGAAGGATACATATGGGACATGTGAGAAATTACGCCATAGGTGATGTTGTTAACAGATACCTCAAAATGAAAGGAAAAAACACCCTTCACCCGATGGGCTGGGACGCTTTCGGTATGCCGGCAGAAAATGCAGCTATAAAAAGCGGAGTTCACCCTGCAAAATGGACTTATGAAAATATAGACTACATGAGAAAAGAGCTGAAAAGGCTTGGATTTTCTTACGACTGGAGCAGGGAGGTAACAACATGCTCACCTGATTATTACAAATGGAACCAGTGGATATTCCTTAAAATGTATGAAAAAGGTATAGCCTACAGGAAGTCTGCTGTTGTTAACTGGTGTCCCCACGACATGACTGTTCTTGCAAACGAACAGGTAATAGAAGGAAAATGCTGGAGGTGCGACACACCTGTTGTTCAAAAAGAAATCCCTTCATGGTTTTTGAGGATAACAGATTATGCGGAAGTTCTTCTTGATGACCTTGATGAGCTAAAAGGCAACTGGCCTGAAGCTGTCTTAACAATGCAGAAAAACTGGATAGGAAAATCAACAGGAGCAACAATAAGATTTCCTGTTGAAGACTCAACAGCGGTATTAGAGGTTTTCACAACAAGACCTGATACTATATTCGGCGTCACATTTATGGCACTTGCCCCTGAGCACCCGTTGGCTCTGGAGCTTTCAAAGGGAACAGATCAGGAAGATCAGGTAGAGGAGTTTATCAATAAATATCTGACAATGCCGGCAAAGGAAAGAAACATAATAGAGGAAAAAGAAGGTGTTTTCACAGGAAGATACGCCGTAAACCCTATAACAGGGGAAAAAATACCTATATGGGTAGCAAACTACATTCTGTGGGGATACGGAACTGGAGCTATAATGGCTGTTCCTGCCCATGATGAGAGGGATCATGAATTTGCAAAAAAATACAACATTCCTATAAAACCTGTAATAAAACCTGTAGATGGTGAATGGGATTACAACGAAAAGGCTTTTGAAGATGAGGGAATACTGATAAATTCAAACGGTTTTGATGGTTTACCTTCTTCTGAAGCAAAAGAAAAGATAACCCAGCTTCTTGAAGAGAAAGGCTACGGAGAAAAAACAGTAAATTTCAGACTGAGGGACTGGAATATATCAAGACAAAGATACTGGGGAACCCCTATTCCTATAGTTTACTGTGATAGCTGTGGAACTGTTCCTGTTCCGGAAGAGGACCTCCCTGTTGTCTTACCTGAAAATGTCCAGTTTACAGGTATGGGAAACCCCCTTTCATCAGTGGAACAGTTTGTTAAAACAAAATGTCCAAAATGTGGAAAAGAAGCTCTGAGAGAAACAGACACAATGGACACATTCATTGACAGCTCATGGTATTTCCTCAGATACTGTGATCCTAAAAACGACAGAAAACCTTTTGATAAGGAAAAGGCAGATTACTGGATGCCTGTTGATCTTTATATAGGCGGTATTGAACATGCTGTCCTTCACCTTCTTTATGCAAGGTTTTTCACAAAGTTTTTAAGGGAGTTAGGTCTTGTTGATCAAAAAGAACCCTTTAAAAAGCTTCTGACACAAGGAATGGTTCTGAAAAAATGGATAAAGATACAAAAAATTCTCCAGATTTTTGATCTGACAGAGAAGGATACTGTCGGTGATATTTACAAAAAGTTTGGAATAAATAAGGAAAACAGCAAAAAGATAAAAGAGTTTTTAGAAGAGAACCATCTAAATATCAACGATAACGCAAAACTTTTGTTTGAAAAACTTGATCTTCCTATGGAGAAACTGAAAGAGCTTGAAGAAAAATACGGAAAATCAGACAAAATGTCAAAATCAAAACATAACACAGTTGATCCTGACGAGATGATAAACAGATACGGAGCTGATACTGTAAGGCTTTACATACTTTTTGCAGCCCCACCACAAAACAGCTTTGACTGGACTGACAGCGGTATTGAAGGTGCCCACAGATTTTTAAAAAGGGTCTGGAATTTTGTTATAGAAAAGGCAGATCAGCTAAGGGAAGTAGAATATTCACAACAAGATTTTAGAAACCTGGATGAAAAAGACAAAAAGCTAAGAAGAAAACTACACCAGACAATAAAAAAGGTTAATGATGACATAAACAGAGAATACCAGTTTAACACAGCGATAGCCGCAATAATGGAGCTTTTCAATGAGCTAACCTCTTACAAAGGAAACAATACAAAGCTTTTAAAAGAATGTGTTGAAAATCTGATACTTATGCTTTCGCCTTTCACCCCGTTTATAGCTGATGCTATGTGGAGAGAGATAGGAAATGAAGGCTTTACGATAAACCAGAAATTCCCTGAGCATCAGGAGGAAGCTCTAAAAGAGGAAACAAAGGAAATTCCCGTCCAGGTTAACGGAAAATTAAGAGCAAAAATCGTTGTTCCTTATGATGCAGATGAGGAAACTGTAAAAAATTTAGCCTTTGAGAATGAAAATGTTAAAAGATGGACAGAAGGAAAAGAAATTATTAAAGTTATCTTTATAAAGGGAAAAATCCTGAACATTGTCGTAAAGGGGTAA
- the rsmI gene encoding 16S rRNA (cytidine(1402)-2'-O)-methyltransferase: protein MCSDKKGVLYVVATPIGNLKDITIRALETLKSVNIIACEDTRVTKKLLNYYGIHGKKLIPYHEHIEEETSEKLISILKCEEDIALVSDAGTPCISDPGYRVVKKAWENGIRVVPVPGAFAGAAALSASGLPSDKFLFVGFLPNKPKKKEKLLEEYIKTGITFILYESPRRIKKTIQLIGEISPESDVVVAKEITKIHERFFRGKAKEILNILDEETLLKGEFVIVVYPADIEKKEDTQIHMEIQKLIREGKKAKEIAREISTRFGIPKNKVYKIVVSHQKE from the coding sequence ATGTGTTCAGATAAAAAAGGTGTCCTTTATGTTGTTGCAACTCCTATAGGAAATCTAAAGGATATAACGATAAGAGCTTTAGAAACTCTAAAAAGTGTAAACATAATAGCCTGTGAAGACACAAGGGTAACAAAAAAACTTCTTAACTATTATGGTATACACGGAAAAAAGTTAATACCTTACCATGAGCATATTGAGGAAGAAACATCAGAAAAATTGATATCTATTTTAAAGTGTGAGGAAGATATAGCTCTTGTTTCGGATGCAGGAACTCCGTGCATCTCAGACCCTGGCTACAGGGTTGTAAAAAAAGCGTGGGAAAATGGTATAAGAGTTGTACCTGTTCCAGGTGCATTTGCAGGTGCTGCGGCACTTTCAGCCTCAGGTCTTCCCTCTGACAAATTTCTTTTTGTGGGTTTCTTGCCTAATAAACCAAAAAAGAAAGAAAAACTTCTTGAGGAATACATAAAAACAGGTATTACATTTATCCTTTATGAAAGCCCCAGAAGAATTAAAAAGACCATTCAACTTATAGGGGAGATTTCTCCCGAATCTGATGTTGTGGTTGCAAAGGAGATTACAAAGATCCATGAAAGATTTTTCAGGGGGAAAGCAAAAGAAATATTAAATATTTTAGATGAAGAAACTCTCTTAAAAGGAGAGTTTGTTATTGTAGTCTATCCGGCAGATATAGAAAAAAAGGAAGATACACAGATACACATGGAAATACAAAAGCTGATTAGAGAAGGTAAAAAAGCAAAGGAGATAGCCAGAGAAATATCAACAAGATTTGGGATACCAAAAAACAAGGTTTACAAAATTGTTGTCTCCCATCAAAAAGAGTAA